A window of Cryptomeria japonica chromosome 3, Sugi_1.0, whole genome shotgun sequence contains these coding sequences:
- the LOC131874553 gene encoding receptor-like protein 32 codes for MSSPWISVTLAFNGVKLEHLDLSDNYFTSLSIPPQVGELRRLKYLSLFDCQFSGQIPRELAKLQQMEHLGLGRNNLYGAIPRELTKLQQLEQLDLSYNHLHGAIPREMGNMSALKYLDLSWNDGLQSNKLGELRGLEHLGLSNMNLSMAQHTWLEGYLLSLTNLTALDMNHCGLSGEIPPFFANLSRLQQLTLSGNSFRGKIPTFLGALPLSGLVLSANNLEGFIPSFLGGLSKLQYLYLSSNKLNGSIPSTLGNLSALNELDLHNNSLTGPIPTSFANLSKLVLLNLANNRLNGTFLFFTLNFPQLHFLDLSSNTLTVKISASIIPKFQLRSLGFHECNIRGNFPTFISTQYNILYLDLSNNSLSGFIPNWLWGFTSIEYIDLSYNLFDGSISKSINKYTQNLQFLSLAKNNLNGPIPNSIFKLKSLNILDLSNNKFSGRIPQCSKNCSMLSVLNLERNNLEGMIRSICKGMNSLETLKLGDNALEGHVPSSLAYCRNLQILDLRNNNLQGNISNWVKTLHNLQILILQNNNFKGTIPLQLAKLQNLQILDMSKNKFSGIIPKDFMKLTTMANQSEKMEIFEHETPSFITSNYYIDEIIVYNKGQEMEFVKILRLVKCLDLSSNNLSGNIPQNIGSLKGLIILNISRNHFSGEIPKSIGEMTLLESLDLSQNRLSGDIITELQLLTSLSFFNVSYNKLSGMIPQGGQMMTFDSTYFSNNSGLCGLQIYVPCSSNPPNSPKVHEENNEDSEDDFWWDLGMATGYVVAFSIVAGMLWLNKKWSVPCFKFMDNIIISLFETSREHLYSTR; via the coding sequence ATGTCATCACCTTGGATCTCAGTTACCCTGGCATTCAATGGAGTGAAGTTGGAGCACTTGGACCTCTCTGACAATTACTTCACCTCTCTTTCCATTCCTCCACAAGTTGGAGAATTAAGGAGATTGAAGTATCTGAGCTTATTTGACTGTCAATTTAGTGGCCAAATTCCAAGAGAGTTGGCTAAACTGCAGCAAATGGAGCACTTGGGCCTCGGCAGGAATAATCTTTATGGTGCCATTCCAAGGGAGTTGACAAAATTGCAGCAATTGGAGCAGTTGGACCTCAGTTACAATCATCTCCATGGTGCCATTCCAAGGGAGATGGGTAACATGTCCGCCTTGAAATACCTTGACCTCTCTTGGAATGATGGTTTGCAGAGCAACAAGTTGGGTGAGTTGAGAGGGTTGGAGCATCTTGGACTCAGCAACATGAATCTCAGTATGGCACAACATACTTGGTTGGAAGGATACTTGCTTTCTCTCACCAATCTCACCGCACTTGACATGAACCATTGCGGGCTTTCAGGAGAAATTCCTCCCTTCTTTGCAAATCTCTCACGGCTTCAACAGTTGACACTGTCAGGAAATTCATTCAGAGGTAAGATTCCTACCTTTCTTGGAGCTCTCCCTCTGTCAGGTCTTGTTCTCTCTGCGAACAATTTGGAAGGCTTTATTCCCTCCTTTTTAGGTGGCCTCTCCAAACTGCAATATCTTTATCTGAGTTCAAACAAATTAAATGGCAGCATTCCATCTACTCTAGGCAATCTCTCAGCCCTGAATGAACTTGACTTGCATAATAACTCCTTAACTGGTCCAATCCCAACTTCCTTTGCTAACCTATCCAAGCTAGTGTTGCTTAATTTAGCCAATAATAGATTAAATGGAACTTTCTTATTCTTTACTTTAAATTTCCCCCAGCTTCATTTTTTGGACCTCTCCAGCAATACGTTGACCGTAAAAATCAGTGCCTCTATCATTCCCAAATTTCAGCTTCGCTCCTTAGGTTTTCACGAATGTAATATTAGAGGAAATTTTCCTACATTTATTTCAACCCAATATAACATTCTATATTTAGATTTGTCGAATAATTCTCTTAGTGGCTTTATTCCAAATTGGCTTTGGGGATTCACATCTATTGAGTACATAGATCTCTCATATAATTTATTTGATGGATCAATTTCAAAATCAATTAACAAATATACacaaaatcttcaatttctttcATTAGCCAAAAATAATCTTAATGGTCCTATTCCaaattctatctttaaattgaagagTTTGAATATTTTAGATTTGTCAAATAATAAGTTTAGTGGTAGAATTCCCCAATGTTCGAAGAATTGCTCCATGTTGTCTGTCTTAAATCTAGAGAGGAATAACTTAGAAGGAATGATACGAAGTATATGTAAGGGAATGAATTCTCTCGAGACATTAAAATTGGGAGACAATGCACTTGAAGGGCATGTTCCATCATCTCTTGCATATTGTAGAAATCTACAAATCCTTGATTTGAGAAACAATAATTTGCAAGGGAACATCTCAAATTGGGTTAAAACCTTGCACAATCTCCAAATTTTGATTTTACAAAATAATAATTTCAAGGGTACAATCCCATTGCAATTAGCAAAAttgcaaaatcttcaaattttggatatgtcAAAAAATAAATTTTCAGGGATCattccaaaagactttatgaagtTAACCACAATGGCTAATCAATctgaaaagatggaaatctttgaACATGAAACTCCCAGTTTTATAACATCAAACTATTATATTGATGAAATAATAGTTTACAATAAAGGACAAGAGATGGAGTTTGTGAAAATTTTGAGATTAGTAAAATGTCTTGACCTCTCTAGTAATAACTTGTCAGGTAACATTCCTCAAAATATTGGATCCCTCAAAGGTTTGATTATTCTTAACATTTCAAGAAATCATTTCAGTGGTGAGATTCCTAAATCTATTGGAGagatgacactacttgaatcactTGATCTTTCACAAAATAGATTGTCAGGGGATATTATTACTGAGCTACAACTTCTCACGTCCTTAAGTTTCTTTAATGTATCTTATAATAAGCTATCAGGGATGATACCACAAGGAGGACAGATGATGACATTTGATTCTACATACTTCTCCAATAATTCAGGTCTATGTGGTCTACAAATATATGTGCCATGTTCAAGTAACCCTCCCAATTCTCCAAAGGTAcatgaagaaaataatgaagattcAGAGGATGATTTCTGGTGGGATCTGGGAATGGCAACAGGCTATGTAGTTGCCTTTTCAATTGTAGCTGGAATGTTGTGGCTCAACAAAAAATGGAGTGTCCCATGCTTCAAATTCATGGATAACATTATTATCTCTCTATTTGAAACATCGAGAGAGCATTTGTATTCTACAAGGTAG